The genomic DNA TTTCCCTTATCACAGGACCCATGCAGGAACCTATTAAAGGCGTGATTGTCACATCTAATGTATGTACACGTTCATGATCAATCAAGTGGACTCCCCTTTGTGCCAACTTTCCATCCATTCCCCTCCCCCCTAACCTTTGAACGAAACCTGAGCCAAAAGTGATGGATAAATTGTGTCTCGCCCCAAGAGACAAACGAAAAAGCCTTTAATCGATCAAGCCGTTATGTCCTCGCAGGAAAAACAATCATCCAGCACCTAACCAGTTTCACCAGTACGTCCTAAAAcgtcaataaaaaaacaaaaacaaaaatcgaaGAAAACTTTATGCTTTCCCCAAAGTGTGAACTCGttattgaatgaatgcaaaGATTTGGTTGTGTaaataaattcaaagatgCGAAATTTCACTTCAAAGGGATTCTACACGAATGGCTACGGTACACAGAGCGAATACGGAATTATGTCAATTTCGCCTCCATTTGGGAGCTTCTTTTGTTAAGCCGAAAAAGATCGGAATTTGAAGATAACATTCAGACATCTACAAAGGTCGTTTATAGGATGCGAATGGACTGTTTGTCGACTCATTTGCGATTGAGAATGGATGGAACAAACAGACCGAGTTGTAATCTGGTCGATCTCGCTTACCATTGAGGCATGAAGTGGAAGCTTGACTCGAATGGGCGTGGCCGTTGGAACGTGATCTGTTCTTTCGATGTGAGAGAATTTAAGATCACTTATAATCTGAAAGGCAACGTTTGTCCAATGCCCTCAATAGCACATAAACATACGAAAAACACTAGTAGTAAGCATGAAAACTGGGGAAGAAATGAGCTCTCAATATCTGGGCCGGTGAATCAATCTCATCTTACGTCTGCATCTTTGTAGGCAACAATGTCAAGGAAGACGTATTTTTCATCGGGTTGAAATGCGTTGATCAcgtgaaagaagaagaatggcTCCGAGGAGTAAACAACTGGCAGGATCTCACCCGTGGATTTTAGCATCAAGTAGAAATACACCTGAAATGGAACGTGTCACAGTTGTACGTCGAAAAAGATGGAATACACCTGCTACACAGTTCAGTTTGCAACGAGGAGGAACAAACGGCAAAGGCTCTAAACGAATAGAACTCATTCAGCAATCAACCAGGCAGTTAGTTGGTTTATGAACAATTCAGCACATCGTCAAAATGAGGGATcatgaaatgaaggaaagagTGAATATTCAAAGACCTTCCAGCTGAATTGCAATGCATTACTCGTTGAGACTCAAATGTCCGCAAAATAGGCGTAAAAATATTTCGGaatgacaaaaagtaaaacgAAAACAGTACGCATGTCTGGACCAAAAAGCACGTGAGCCTTTGCACGACATCAAAAAGACATCAGATGGATTGGCCAATTCGCTTACGAGACTAGAGACAAACTTTATTGAATGCCGGCGTCCATCTCATAGAAGGAGTTTATCCCATTGGGGTTTTAATCTGGAAAAAGTTGTGTCCCACGTGGCGGACGCCGTTGGGAACCCTATTTGCAGTCTACTGAGATAGAGCGGTGCCAATGTCTACCTGATCGTAAGAGAACTTTGTTCCCAAAAGAAACTTGTTTGCATTGTTGTTGTGATATTGCTAGAGCCATTTTACCGTTCATAGGAAAGGCATGTTCCACTCGAGCAGCTTTAAGATGGGAATTTAAGCCGAACATTCGGGAATTGGGCATCAGCATCAAACGCTGGTCTTGTTTTCTtggcaaaaggtcaaaatggTTTTGCTTGAGAACTCGAGACACTCAAGTCTTGTTATGTTAATTGAAGCTTTGTGTCGTCATCTTGTTGAGACAGAGTTGGGCAGAAATTGtattccattttccatttttttattcaaaaaagttatGATCACTGTTTCAGAAACCCTGGATGTTTCAGTGAAGTCTTGGGTAACTTTGCTCATTTGGTTATTCTCTTGTCGATGAGTTTAACAAGGTTTTTGTATACTAGAATAATTTACAGTTTACAAACAAAAATTTGTGGAAGTAGCATAACTAACACTTCCGTTCTGAATGCCAACAGATCAAGCATGACTATCATTTGTGCTCGAAAACCTTCCAACCCCCGGCACAAAAGCATGATAATTATCTCCTAATCTCACGTTATAAATTAGTTCTCTATTGATCTTGCTCGAGAAATGGTTTttgctttgcaaaaaaattgacatgaTAAGAGTGTTTGTATCAGatttgagcacattttttaCAGCTTAATCGATCAACTTTAATTTTGTGAGTTGCATTGTTTACTTTATTCCTTGGCATGTTTCATAAACAATGATTATCCTTTCAGAGGGATGATATATCCATAACAATTGTAATCTCAACGTCCAATTAGTTGCACAAAATGGACACTATATGacgattcttgagggcttgattATCTAAAAAGGATTTTTATGTGACTAACAGACCTCTGTTATAACTATAATTACATTTGTGATcagagtaattgtaattaattacatttataCGAATGTTATTCAGCTTTTCAATAACAAATTAAAGTTGTATTTCTCATCATATGACACGTTTTCACGTTCAGACTTCTAAATTATTCTTAGACATATATATATGTACATTGTTGTTCAGCACACATTTTTTATATTGCCAATCGTTTTCTGTGCGGTTTTTGATATGCTTTAATCAAATATATCTCATCACGTTTCAGCGTCTTCGGAGAACCCCAGATGCTAAATTGACTGAAGTTCATTCAGGCATTTTCTTAGAGAAGATGAATGCtggcaattttctttgcattacCACATAAAACCGTAGCATGAAAAGAGGTCatgaaatgtgttttcaaaacaattcttaaGATAATATAAAGATGGCTGAAAATCAATAGCGTCATTCAGGCAACGACAGTGTTCCTATTAAAATACCACAACAATTTCATATGAACCTTTGGGGTGAATTGCAAGctaaattgtcaaaaaaggtttgaaaatgagGTCCGCAAAACGTTCGCAAATGACTTACAGTTTTTTTCTACAAGAGGAAAATCAATCGtatttgaaagcaattgaATCACAGTtgcaaagtaattgtaattgaacaagtttgaacatatcgtcatgttttttttagttaATCACTTATCAAACCCatgtatttgtttttgtatCGATTACATTCATAAAGTAATTGACACAGGTCTGGTGTTATACACCAATCTGCTCCGAATGGAAAAGGCTAAAAGAATCTTGGATTTCCCCGAAAACAACGAGAACACTCGGCTTAACCTTTTGTACAGTACTTACCATTTCTGTTTTTCGCCACTTCAAGCTGTTATGGAGGGAACCGCTCTCCCCTCCGCACCCGTTGCGGTTCTCATCTTGGACGAACAAGGGCTGTTCAATGAAAACGATGAAATCTCGAGTAACGCCAAACGAATGGAAATATGATGGAGCATGTTTGTGGCGAGCGGGTATTTCGGCCAACACTTTCCCATTTTCTAGGGTCATGGTTCCTGTACCGGTGATGAATGAGATAGGCACGGTTCAGATGTGCTATTATTTCGGGCCCGTTTGCTTACCTGACCACTCGGGGTTGGATTTGTCAAATTTTAGGATCACATATGAATAACCTTTTTTGGCatcaaaatttgttccaatattCCAGACAGTTCCGTCCTCGTCTATTTGAGGGTGAGCCGAGGCCACTTTGATAGGCAGGATTTCTTCCAGATCCACCTGAGTTGAAGAGGATGGAGATAATCCttcatattttgacattttcatgttAAAAAAGACTAATAATAAATATGGTTCTGAGTTCATCCCATAATCACATTAGCTCTAATGTGGCCACAAATCAAGGGAAAGGAGAATGCTGTTTGAAGAAGCTTTCTCCATGGAAAAAGGCCACAATGTGCGGAACTTGAACAAAGGAGACTCGACCTTGATCAAGAAACAACGTGCGCTGTACCAATAACTTTAGTTCTTGCGTGAATCCATCAACTTGAGCTTGATGGCTTAAGACATTTTGGCCTTGGGAAGGCGGGTTTGATTGAGAACGAAATTATATACGCCTGGATGAATGTTGAATAGCATCTCAAGGGGCAAGAGGCAAGGTGACGACGCCTCAATGGCATTCTCATTAGCCAAAGAGCTGGCTAGAGTACGGGGGCGAATTACTACCCTAAGAGGAAAATGGAACCTTTAGTCTACTCCGGGAAAGTAAGCTTTGAATTCAAGAAACCACGGTGACCCCTAAtaacaagacaaaagaaaaaaaaaacgtagGTTCAGAGTTGTTATTGCCTCAtaaattcacaaaaaaaaacagcctGGCTCACACAAGACTagcttttgaataaaaaatgaaactagCATTATCCTCTTGCGTTCACAATTTGTTGGTTAAATTTCATTTGCCGTCCCGTTTCTAGTTCTTCTGAAGAAATGAACGATCATCAGATCATTTTCATGTGCCTCTCATACTAATGAAGGCcagactttttttcaaaaggtcgTCACGTCAACTCGGCCGAAGAGATCTAATGCGCCTTCGAATTACTACTCGTCTGGATGATCCATAACCAAATGACTCATTACTACAAATAGCTGCTGGTCTGAAGACCCTCGCTTTTCAAAGGTTATCCATCTTGTCATCATTCTCACCTGTCCCAATGTTTCCAGAGAGTCTGGTTGGATCTTCAACATATGCGGGATGTCAGACATGATATACATATCATGACCAAAGAAGCAAATGTTGTCGATACAGTTGTCACAAATTCCCGATCCTCCTGGACTTCCTCCTGCTCCCAAAAGTCCGCCCAAACcgttctttgtcaaagaggaACGTCTTCGATTGTGGAACATCGAGGTAAATCTGAGTGAATTGAGGCATTGTTAGGGAACAATAATGCAAAAGGGTGCAAGGATGGGTTAGTAATGACTCAAGGTTAAAAGCAGGGGGCAAGGGAAGGGTGAAGAATATCCTAATGAATTTACTAGTGCAACATCACAATTGTAggtactgtactgtacatcCAGTTACAACTTTAGAGCATCCCAACTTCATTCgtgtttttggctttttttcgtTGCTTAGGTGACTCGTATTTTGTAACTGTCTTCAAAACATCCTTTCCAATTTTCTGAAACTATTGACAGTCATAATGTCCATACAAACAACActgtttcaaaatgatcttCCTAACATCATGTactaatatttcatttcaacaacTATGAATGTCGCTccttttgttattgttatgaTATAGTCACATTCAAATCATAGCTTGGATCTCAATGTTTTCCTCCCTACTCTTTGTAACAATGCTCTTCACTCACACTTCTTTGCTTACGtttcatcaaacaaatgacCTAGATGGCTTTAATTTGGGTACTTAGGATAATGGCTTGAGTCGTTTTGTGGGAGAAAGTTGTAGGAATCAATCAGGGCACATTGTTAACACCATTTCCGTGTATCAAAAAGGTCACACATTGCACAATGGGACGAAATGCGTTGAACAACAACTGAAAGGCATTACATAGACAAGCATGGCgggtgatgatgatttgtAGATGTAACTGAAGGTGCAATTTACGCTTACGCTATAAGCTTACACTATGTAAACAGCGAGTGAACATCGAAAGTAGGAAGTTAAGTTTCTAAAACTGTCGTTTTGAGAATGAGAACCAATTTCCTACTTCAGCTAATTATGGTTGTTAGAAATGACTTGATGGCATCATTTAGTTGGAAATACATATGTGTTAAGCATGGTAAGCATATTTGACACTGATTTTTAGATCATGACTACGGAAAAGTAAAATCTTGATTTGTTTAAAAGCTAATGAAAGCTGGATAACCAAATAGAAAGCCATTGGTTgaatctttatttgcatcgtGACCCTCTTGAAGACCCTGTTAATGCAACCCGTTTAAAGTTTACGAATTTCTGACACCCCAATGTGAATTCCCAAATTTGAAGGTTAAAACAATAGGAAAAGGGATTGGGTGGGTTAGTCCATCAAACATTGTTTTTCTCAAACCTTTTCCTGTACGTAGAGTGGACAGAGatagaaaaaagaaggaacgGTTATTGTCTTAAGGAGCCGGCATTTCCTCCATCCAGATATATTTAATACAGAATATGTACTAACTAACCAAATATGTACATTGAAgcgttcattcattgttctttGATCCAAGGCACTAATTACATTCTTTTCCAAACACCTTACCATGGTTTAGAATTAGTGTCTCCAGCTTTAAGTGAATTGCGCTCTCCTTTTCAAGGCGTGCCTACCTTTGAAGTTTCGTTCGAAATGGGTCGGTTTGAACAGTGATTGGACCGCCCAATTGTGCTTGGTCTCTGTACTTTGAATCGATTATTTTGTTGCGGTATGTTACGTCTTCTGGATCGGGGCCAACAGTATATTTTTGTACAACTGATAGCATGTCAAACGGATGGTTGTAGCAGGAATCTCCCACTTGTATAATCCCTGGGCCTACCCGGTACAAAGTCCCCTTGAGCCAACTGGGAACAGAACCTAGAAGAGGGAACAAAACATATCTTTAATGTTATCATCACCAATGGGAATGTGTCTAACATATACAATGGCGAATCCTACTAATCATGAGTTCAACTTGACTGAATCCACCAAAACAAGACGATATTTTCATCCGCATGAGATCTCATATTAGGAAGGCAGATATTGTTGAAATGAACATTAATATATTAGGATTCGCTATCATTTAGATGATAGAAGCTTAAGCAATTGTCCCAATAACGGttgcacaaaaatatgaaatgctATAATGTCAGACAGAAATGAGGAGTTACACGTACTTCAACGTTTGGGTATTTGGAGCAACCAAATTTTGGGGGATAAGTACCCGGTGGTCCATATAGTGCCTTTTAATTTGGAGAAGGCCAATGATTTAGCGATGTAACACGATGCAGACGAGTTGCACAAACTACCTTTTTCACTCCCTTACTGCTTTCCAACAGATTTGTTCACTTTTCTGCTTTTCAAAGCCGGCCATACCGGTCTATGGTGTAATCAAGGTTCAAAAATACATCTCATTTCAACTTCATAGCTAACGTCGCCTCTTTCCGATTTTCGCGAATTTTATGATCAGTTGTGAGGTGCGAGGGTATTTAAGAGAAGGAATCATGCAAATCTATATTTCTATTCAATAACAAGCACAAGAAAGATTTTTAACTTCAACAATAATTAGTTAGTATAGCTTTATCACAAACTGATGTCTTGCACCAAGGACGAAGTGCTAGAATTTCGCTCAAGATGACTTGAAAACGTTGTTGCCGATTGTGGGGGAAAATAGGTTGCCGCACCCGGTACTCCTTGGCTATAAATGCTGGCCTTGGGATTGTACAAAAAGCGCTGAGATCGGGGTTGAATGGAAAGAGGCGTGATTTGGTTGAGTTGACGAGCAGGACGCTGTGTCCTCGAGGACGATGTTTCCCTCGAGCTTCCTTGTTTTGATTTCCAGAGGTAGATTAATCCAAAGACGCAAACAGTACCTAAGATGATCACGAAGCTATTGACCAAAACGATGAGGAAGATCCAGAGCCCTAGAATTGAGGCCCGCTCAGTGGTATCATTTTTGTCGTGCTGAGCTTGAGTTAGTTTCAACTTTTGATTGTGCTCCACTTCAAGGTTTCCTCCTCCATCCCCTTCTCCTCCTGTTTGGGAGGACATACTTGAATCACTTGATCCTTCCATTGGTCGTTGATTGGGGTTCATTTCAGATCCTTGGGGCTGGACATTCCCCTTGGAAGAAATCTGATGTACATTGACTTGATTTAGAAATGGAGTTCGCAATGTCGAGTCCAGAGGCTTTGATCGAAAACTTGGGGTTCGTCGGGTACGAACtgaggatgaaaatgaaatcatgaaGGCTTTAGGTCCAATGTGCTTCCAATGACTAAAATTGGTTTACAGATTAAAGTTACCTTTGCCCTCACGAGGCCTTTTAATCTCGTGGTGCCTTGGCTTcgattggttttcttcatcttcgttCAAGAAATTGTGGAAGATCTCAGACGTTTTGATTAGGTAATGGGATGATGGCCCTCTGCGTGTCCGTGATGATAACaatggaaatgatgatgacCATCCCTTGCTTCCAATAGGCCAGCTTGGATCGGAACCGAGCCTTGTTCTCCAGGATCGATTTTCCATCCGATGGGGTGATCTGCCTCGTTCTCGACTTCTATTTCTAGGGCTGCTTTCCCCCGTTCCACTTGTGGATTCAATTACTCCATTCCCAATGGACGGCGAGGCTCTCGGGAAACAGAGAGGGATGATGAGAATGGAATGAGACAGGACTGACAGGGGCGCGAGGAGAGCCGAATGTCGTCTCATGATGGACTCGATTTGGCTCctgaaatctttcaaatcattcttcTTCCGCCTCAGTCTTGTCACACACAGACTGCCAAATACTCGAAGGTCCACCTTTTCCTCGCAATTAGGATCCTCCGCGTCTAAAATGACGAGGAGGTCTAATTCCACGTGGGATTTCTTTAGGGGAAAACTTGCTTTCAAGTCATTGAGGATCTGGAAAATGGGGTAGAGTGATTAGCGTCAAAATCATGGCACACCATGATTTACAAACCTGATGCTCCCAGGTGTGAATGTTCTGGCGCAAGTTCATATCGTCTGGTTTTCCCCAAGGGTGAAGTATTTGTAGTCCTAGTAGTGACGATGACTGTAGTGTGCTGGTATTTGTTTTGGTCTCCGTCAGCTCGCATTTCCTTGGCCGAAATGCTTTGGGTGGAAAAGGAAGCGGATGTTCCGGTTCGTTTTCTATGTTCCATGATTGGATTCGAAGTAGAGGCTCATTCTCAAATGGCGTTTCTTCTCCAATTCTCTTTTGTGTCATCGACAACAGGGATAACGGTAATGGTGAAGATGATGGAAACGAAACTTTGGACGCGATGTCGTTAGCTAGTTCATTTTCGTTCCCACTTTGATACCATGAGGATAAGAAGGCATCATTTCGCCTCGGAGACCTAGACCTCTTCTTGCGCTTATGGAACATCTGTGACGAACTTCGACTCATTTTATAAAGTTCTCTCTGTTCTACTTCTGGTGAAGTAAGTTGTTGCCTTCTTGGCGTTGAATCAGCCGTctcttcctcatcatcttcatctttgtCGTCGTGCTCTGCTTCACCTCCACCACCCTCAATAACAGCACTAGATCCACCAAAACCGACACTGTTCCAATGGGTTTGGTGGTCCCTCTTgttctcctctctcttttccttcctcctcttgttgcttCTTCTTATTCTCAAGCCCAAATTGTTAGCATTGTGCTCAAACTCTCTCAGGTTCTTTGGCTTCGTCTCAGAGCGTTCCGAAGAAGACcatctttcatttgaaggtGGCCTTTTTTCGGCGACATCCGGTTCAGTCTCACGTGCCAAAACAGAGTGGAAACCCAAGTGCTTCACAGAGGGGGCCGATAATTTCAAGCTCCTCCACGTTTTTTGGGTGGCAAATCTTTGGATTGGCGGAGATCGTAGTCCCAAGTGTGTCATCTCAGCCAATGGCCTTCTTCTCTTGGTTCTAATCTGTTGagggaaaattgcaaaattgagaAGGTTTTTGCTTCCAAGAAGCTCATGAATTAAACCATTCGGTTCTCACAAATCTAGGAACAGGACTCCGACGAGAACGTTGGTGAGCTCTCATTGTGAATGATCTTGGATAGAGTGACATTTTCAGCGTTCCAATGTCACTCTCGAGGGTCCATTTGTTAGAATTTGTTCCACTTGTCAAACACATTGTCGATCCAAGGAGATAAGAAGCCATTATCGGTAGAAGGTAGAAGACAAATGTCGATCTcatcatttcctttcaaagCGCACGAAGTAATCTCTTTGAAGGTGTCGGACCATAAAGAGACCTCGAATTGCTATCATATTAATCTTCCTCGTTTCCAAGTCCAATAGTCTGGGCCTTCCGCATGGTAAGATGAATGAGAAAATATGCCTAGTTCGCAACACTCCGCTCAAGCACTGGAACCCATGTACAGTATATCTGACTGGATACGTTTGAAATAAGACACTAGTATTGTCGACGAGTCTCTCTGTCTTTCCGAAGTGAACCCACCACATTGTGGCACAAATctcatgaaatattcaaagcCGAAAAAAAGCGGAGAAAGTCCAATAGAAACGGGCGTTCTTAGGAGGAGGTTTTAGGCCTTTTATGGCATTCAAGGTTATCAATAGATTCCTGGCCCATTGTTTGAGGAGCCAGGCAGGTATTAATGTTAAGACACACTCAAAAGCCACTAAGTAGGTCATTTTGGAAGGATACCAATTTATTTTCACCAATTTATCCGCAGTGTTTATTTACAAGAACTCTTAACATGCATATTACGATTATCTTGATGGGACTAGTTGGTCTGTTTATTTCTAACGAGGACGAAAACCTACAAAGTAATGGAGAAGAGAACCCGATTGCATTTGATATATGAAAGCCACTGTACGTTTTTCTGATTCCGAGAACAATCCCAATGGGAAAATTCTGAGCCCCCGGAGAATATTTTACAATTAGAAAGCTAGATTTGGAAGATTGTTCATGGCTAGTGATGGACAGAAAGCTCTTGCGGTAGGAATTTCGGTTTCGATGAGTATAACCATAAACAGACAAGCGCTTGAAACAATgagcatttcaagatgatCCTCTTTTGCCTCTCTGCTAGTCAAATGCCCTTTGGAATCAGAATCTACTATGAACTGGAGTAGTGATCAATTTCTAACCAAAATTATCTTGTTTAGGCGAAAAcattcaatttccttcaatgGCTCTCTCTCCAGTCCTTCACTATTTGGGGACTCTCTGTGACAAACTCTACTCGCATTACATGGcaactcaatttcaaattaaacGCATATTTTTCCACACACTGACATAAACTGACTTGTTCAAGATAGCACAAAAGTATGAAATCGTTAGTACAAATGCAGTATGGAATCATAAGGTGCCCTAATGCCAATGCTAAATTCTACATCTTTTCTGATTGTAGCAAAACGTTTTGCCGTTCTACCATAATGTACCATGATGTTtctttgaaacttttgacacGTTTTGGCTAACAAAGCTTCTAATTAGACTCCAACCACAAACTGAATCCGAATTAGCTTCTGTTGAGGACTTTTGTTTATCTTTCCCACCAAAGTGAGTCCTCATGTTTCCGAAAAGAAATCCAGCCTTCTTACCTGTGATTTCTCCTTGTACTGGCTCCACCGTCTCCGCATCCGTGTGTCGTGCCCAAATGCAGTTCATCATTGTAAGAGACAACCGCCGATCCCTGGTAGCCTCAGCCTCCGTGGCGGAGACGTCTTTGACCATTCGCTCGATGGCCTCAATGGAGGCTCGTCGCATTTTGGAGGTCATTCAAAAAAAGGGATGAATGGTCGAGTTTCCGCTTGTGGCTAATGGTGATTTCCCAAGAGGGCAACACAATCCCCGGGTTAGAGCCGGTCCTTGTCTGGTTTCATGGATTCCGTTTGAAGCAGCCTGGGATTTCCAACTTAATTTCGTTCAATTTCTTGCCTCGATCCGGATGGGATCAACTGGAGCActgtgaaagaaaaaaaacgagaatcTTTCGATTGGAGAGCAAAGTCAAAACagaatgaaatcaaaagaCCTAAGGGAACACAGATGGTCGAATTGCCGAAACTCTCGCTTCTCCACAAGTGCAATCTATCATGGGGAGATTGTATTTGTCGTTTAGAGATGAAAACTGCAACCTTTGGAGCCCCGATTGACGTGTTTACTCCAAAGCAATAGCGAAGGAACTAAGAACTAAAGGGACCAAATTCAACACATATGGACCGAGGGATTGAAATATGCGCGGTGTCAGTTTTGTTGCTCATTTAACGCCCTTTTTAAGAGCTCTCTTAATTGCTAACCTCTAAAAAAAGGATAACGTCATTTCCCACCCAACTAATGTGTACCTGGAACAACGTAGCCAATGCTTTATTTCGGGGATGACGCATATACCCTTTGAAAAGTAGTATGACTAGGAGCTTTTAAGATATGATTGTGGGAGTCTCTGGCATGGAACAAAGTGCTCATTAGTAGTCATAATCAGCCATTATTCAGCTCACAAGAATGACTGGAGCGTTGTAAACAAACAATGTAAATCAGAAAACCTTTTAGTGTCTTATCAAGGCCCCGCTGGCCATAGAACTCTCAAACCCTACACATGTGAAATTTCTATTCATTACAGGTATAACGTCAGGAATCAAACATAACACTCGTTTTTTTTAGCTGAGAGTCGATATAACGCGTTTCAAAACATCGTTCGGGTTATTCCTATTGCATCCACAAAAAACGAAAGTAATTAGTTTCCTAGCACCATCAAATcaagcaagatttttttaccattttggaaGTTCTTGTTGGTAGTCCATCGGCCGATATTCAATACTTCACAGGACTACTTGTTCGAATGAAAGTCTCTTGACCATGGATATTCATATATCTCTTTGCTGTATGTGTTTTCAACGGATACTTTTCATTCTAAACTTGCAGAAGCCAGATTCGGGGAAGAAATTAGAATCGTAAAAAAGTAGCCTATGTTCATTGACGAACGGCaggcaataaaaaaagaggGTGAAAATCGTTTTATTTGACTCAATTAGCAACATgagaaagacaagaagaaagggaagCATGTACATTCCTGTTATGATTTATAAGTAACAGCAAAGTAGTATTTGAAATGTGTGATTGATTGATCCAGGAAGTTTGAACattaatttttcaatgatttttttatttattttaccaaTGGAAGGTTTAAGAAGACGCTTTAGCTCAGAAAGCCAAAATACAACTATTTTTATTGATCTTTCATTGATCTTTCCGAAAATGCAATCATCCCTCCCCAGTCTTTGCTCACTATGCAACGGCTATAGCATACCGAAAGGAATATCGACATGGTTTATTTGCAATTCAGGATGAGTAGTGCTTCAAACTTCTACCAAAACCCAACATTACCTCCAAACAACAAATAAAAGTCACTTAATGTTAAACCTGTTTCAGATGATGAAAACTCTTTTCCTAATGTGCGAACATGATTCGGTGAAAAGattaaatacaaaaaatactGTGTTTTAAGACACCTACTTTAGACTTACTCCCTAGATtatgaaacatttgaaaactcCCAAAAATACAAAGGGACAAAGAACCTTTATGGTATGATAAATCATTGACCTAACTTCAGATCTTGCCTGAAATTTAAATTTCGAGCATTATGATACTACGCTGTTGCCGGAAAATGTTTTCTAATTTTACGATGCTTGAGATTTGAAACATCATGTTCCGCGGCGAAACTTGTTAATTTGATATATAGGGTTTTTTATGactcaatatttcatcaaaattcatcttcttttgaaaaatacccaCCAAATTACAATGAGTGCAAAACGCCAGATTCAATGGTTTTATAATTGGAAAgatttccaaatcaatg from Tigriopus californicus strain San Diego chromosome 1, Tcal_SD_v2.1, whole genome shotgun sequence includes the following:
- the LOC131890338 gene encoding uncharacterized protein LOC131890338 isoform X2; translated protein: MTHLGLRSPPIQRFATQKTWRSLKLSAPSVKHLGFHSVLARETEPDVAEKRPPSNERWSSSERSETKPKNLREFEHNANNLGLRIRRSNKRRKEKREENKRDHQTHWNSVGFGGSSAVIEGGGGEAEHDDKDEDDEEETADSTPRRQQLTSPEVEQRELYKMSRSSSQMFHKRKKRSRSPRRNDAFLSSWYQSGNENELANDIASKVSFPSSSPLPLSLLSMTQKRIGEETPFENEPLLRIQSWNIENEPEHPLPFPPKAFRPRKCELTETKTNTSTLQSSSLLGLQILHPWGKPDDMNLRQNIHTWEHQILNDLKASFPLKKSHVELDLLVILDAEDPNCEEKVDLRVFGSLCVTRLRRKKNDLKDFRSQIESIMRRHSALLAPLSVLSHSILIIPLCFPRASPSIGNGVIESTSGTGESSPRNRSRERGRSPHRMENRSWRTRLGSDPSWPIGSKGWSSSFPLLSSRTRRGPSSHYLIKTSEIFHNFLNEDEENQSKPRHHEIKRPREGKVRTRRTPSFRSKPLDSTLRTPFLNQVNVHQISSKGNVQPQGSEMNPNQRPMEGSSDSSMSSQTGGEGDGGGNLEVEHNQKLKLTQAQHDKNDTTERASILGLWIFLIVLVNSFVIILGTVCVFGLIYLWKSKQGSSRETSSSRTQRPARQLNQITPLSIQPRSQRFLYNPKASIYSQGVPGAATYFPPQSATTFSSHLERNSSTSSLVQDISL
- the LOC131890338 gene encoding uncharacterized protein LOC131890338 isoform X1, giving the protein MMRSTFVFYLLPIMASYLLGSTMCLTSGTNSNKWTLESDIGTLKMSLYPRSFTMRAHQRSRRSPVPRFIRTKRRRPLAEMTHLGLRSPPIQRFATQKTWRSLKLSAPSVKHLGFHSVLARETEPDVAEKRPPSNERWSSSERSETKPKNLREFEHNANNLGLRIRRSNKRRKEKREENKRDHQTHWNSVGFGGSSAVIEGGGGEAEHDDKDEDDEEETADSTPRRQQLTSPEVEQRELYKMSRSSSQMFHKRKKRSRSPRRNDAFLSSWYQSGNENELANDIASKVSFPSSSPLPLSLLSMTQKRIGEETPFENEPLLRIQSWNIENEPEHPLPFPPKAFRPRKCELTETKTNTSTLQSSSLLGLQILHPWGKPDDMNLRQNIHTWEHQILNDLKASFPLKKSHVELDLLVILDAEDPNCEEKVDLRVFGSLCVTRLRRKKNDLKDFRSQIESIMRRHSALLAPLSVLSHSILIIPLCFPRASPSIGNGVIESTSGTGESSPRNRSRERGRSPHRMENRSWRTRLGSDPSWPIGSKGWSSSFPLLSSRTRRGPSSHYLIKTSEIFHNFLNEDEENQSKPRHHEIKRPREGKVRTRRTPSFRSKPLDSTLRTPFLNQVNVHQISSKGNVQPQGSEMNPNQRPMEGSSDSSMSSQTGGEGDGGGNLEVEHNQKLKLTQAQHDKNDTTERASILGLWIFLIVLVNSFVIILGTVCVFGLIYLWKSKQGSSRETSSSRTQRPARQLNQITPLSIQPRSQRFLYNPKASIYSQGVPGAATYFPPQSATTFSSHLERNSSTSSLVQDISL
- the LOC131890591 gene encoding carotenoid isomerooxygenase-like, giving the protein MTSKMRRASIEAIERMVKDVSATEAEATRDRRLSLTMMNCIWARHTDAETVEPVQGEITGSVPSWLKGTLYRVGPGIIQVGDSCYNHPFDMLSVVQKYTVGPDPEDVTYRNKIIDSKYRDQAQLGGPITVQTDPFRTKLQRFTSMFHNRRRSSLTKNGLGGLLGAGGSPGGSGICDNCIDNICFFGHDMYIMSDIPHMLKIQPDSLETLGQVDLEEILPIKVASAHPQIDEDGTVWNIGTNFDAKKGYSYVILKFDKSNPEWSGTMTLENGKVLAEIPARHKHAPSYFHSFGVTRDFIVFIEQPLFVQDENRNGCGGESGSLHNSLKWRKTEMVYFYLMLKSTGEILPVVYSSEPFFFFHVINAFQPDEKYVFLDIVAYKDADIISDLKFSHIERTDHVPTATPIRVKLPLHASMSNCKIVVRKELLVPETTLEFPRINYKYMGRPNKYFYALGNEYLHPNRILKVDTTCGDITSWKDPGHFVSEPVFVARPNSTNEDDGVLLFTLLSASALCTVQLVILDASDFAEVARISFRASGTVPEGFHGIFVQDSDEHHRY